From the Cryptomeria japonica chromosome 2, Sugi_1.0, whole genome shotgun sequence genome, one window contains:
- the LOC131047120 gene encoding uncharacterized protein At1g01500: MDTQRQWSGEMVSSHHKISSLSFPSANQSDPWFDIRVVCVKLSSCLVKCAPEYFRIVFPPRSVSSSLEVNGERISHSERTSRALRRDRLDKESAEATYVSTDDVRAKGDLPFEIHHKGDVLVAGKFLRSDSWTEGHLLDSHACSFTTRKKLWIMDCNCALSAGSSFLSTKTDHFSAMKAPFLEVYVAGRSLGQPIVLNQTVQLLPRRKNTRCISLDAIPEDDDEIVNTSSFQYQGEMDSEVEQGRSDRHGVEVFYCNEGLDVDGEEGELSWFNAGVRVGMGIGLGICLGVGVGVGLLVRTYQATTGPFKRRPL; encoded by the exons ATGGATACCCAGAGGCAATGGAGTGGGGAAATGGTTTCCTCACATCATAAAATCTCTAGTTTAAGCTTTCCAAGCGCCAATCAAAGCGATCCATGGTTTGATATCAGAGTGGTCTGTGTAAAACTGAGCTCTTGCCTGGTTAAATGTGCGCCAGAGTATTTCAGAATTGTTTTCCCCCCAAGAAGTGTTTCTTCATCTCTTGAAGTTAATGGCGAAAGGATAAGTCACTCAGAAAGGACTTCCCGAGCTCTGAGAAGAGATAGGCTAGATAAGGAGTCTGCAGAGGCCACTTATGTCAGTACAGATGATGTGCGCGCTAAGGGTGACTTGCCCTTTGAGATCCATCACAAGGGTGATGTGCTTGTTGCAGGGAAGTTTTTAAGGTCTGATTCCTGGACAGAAGGGCATCTTCTGGATAGCCATGCTTGTTCTTTTACTACGAGGAAGAAACTGTGGATCATGGATTGCAATTGTGCACTTTCTGCAGGATCGTCTTTTTTGTCTACTAAAACTGATCATTTTTCGGCCATGAAAGCACCTTTTCTTGAAGTTTATGTGGCTGGAAGGAGTTTGGGCCAGCCCATTGTATTGAATCAGACAGTGCAGCTGCTTCCTCGGAGGAAGAATACTCGCTGCATTTCTCTGGATGCTATTCCAGAAGATGATGACGAAATAGTGAATACATCTTCTTTCCAGTATCAG GGAGAGATGGATTCTGAAGTGGAACAAGGGCGCAGTGACAGGCATGGAGTGGAAGTATTTTACTGCAATGAAGGGTTGGATGTTGATGGAGAAGAAGGAGAGTTATCATGGTTTAATGCAGGCGTAAGGGTAGGGATGGGAATAGGTCTGGGGATATGCCTTGGAGTAGGTGTAGGAGTGGGGCTCCTAGTGAGGACTTATCAGGCCACCACTGGACCTTTCAAGAGACGTCCGCTGTAA